GTCCCCGCGCCGCAGGGCGGGGACACGCTCGGCGACCTGGAGCGACTTGCGGCCCTGCACCAGCAAGGCGCCCTCACCGACGGCGAATTCGCCGCAGCCAAAGCGCGCCTGCTGGGGTTGTAAGCCTGGCCGCGGCCGGGCTAGCTGCGGCGTCCGCGCAGCAGCATCCCGGCCGCCAGCCCCGCCACGAACACCACCGTGAGGGTGATCCACAGCGGCGAGGCCACCTGGAACACCAGGAGGTTCACCTGGGCGCTCTCCCGGTTCTGCAGGATGAAGGCGATGGCCAGCGCCGCGATGATCACCCCGAGCCACGCCCGCGGGTTCTTCGCCAGCTCACGCCAGCGGCTGCCGCCCGTCGCCTCCGTCATGCCCGTTCTCCTTCGTGTCGTCGCTCCCGAGCCTCGGCGAGCACGGCCATGGTGCCCATCGGGGATCCCCTGCGGGATCACCCGGTGTGGGTGATGTTTGCCCTCACCGCCCCGGGCACCATGGCGCGTGTGCTCCGCGGCGTGCGCCCGCGGCCGACAGAGAGGCAACACATGTCCGAGCTCATCATCATCGGCTACGACGACCACGAGGTGGCCGCTCAGGCTCACGACCGCGTCCTGAAGCTGCAGCGCGACCACATCGTGAACCTCGCCGGGCTGGCGGTCGTCCGCGTCGACGCTGACGGCAAGCAGCACGTCGACACCCCGGCCAAGAGCATCGTCGGGGCCTCCGCGGCGTCCGGTGCGCTGTGGGGCATGATCTTCGGGCTGTTGTTCCTCGTTCCCGGTGTCGGCCTCCTCGTCGGCGGCCTGTGGGGCGCGCTGATGGGACGCCTGGGCAAGTCGGGCATCAACGCCAGCTTCCGTGAGCGCGTCGACGGGCTGCTGGAGCCGGGCAAGGCCGCCGTGGTCGTGCTCGCCACCAAGCTCACCGAGGACAAGTTCGCGGCGGGGATGGCCGAGTTCGGCGGCACCGTCCTGCAGACCTCCCTGTCGGACGAGGACGAGAAGGCCCTCGCCGAGGAACTCGCCTGACCCCATGACCTCTCACGGCTTCGTCTCCACCGGCAGCCTTCCGGCCTCCGCCGACGTGGCGGCCGCCGTGCAGGAGGTCCACGCGCGCTACCGGGACACCGCGGACGGCCTGCCGTCGGCGGTGTACCCGGCGCTGGCGCGCGCCAACCCGAACCACTACGGCGTATGCCTGGTCGACGTCTACGGCCGCAGCCACAGCGCCGGTGACGTGGACACTCCGTTCACCATCATGAGCGTCGCCAAGCCGTTCGTGTTCGCCCTGGCCTGCCGCGCCTGGGGCCCGGACGCCGTCCGTGACCGCATCGGCGTGGATGCCACCGGGCTGCCGTTCAACTCGCTCACCGCCGTCGAGGCGAGCCCGGACGGCCGCACCAACCCCATGGTCAACTCCGGTGCCATCGCCACGACGGCCCTGGTGCCCGGCGCGACCGCCGAGGAACGCTGGGAGGCGCTGCGGGACGGGCTGTCCGCCTTCGCCGGACGCCCCCTCGCCCTGGACGCCGAGGTCTACGCCTCCGCGTCGGCCACCAACGACCGCAACCGATCCCTCGCCTGGCTGCTGAACGCGCGCGGCCGCATCGAGGGCGACCCGGACGTGGCGCTCGACCTCTACACGCGGCAGAGCTCCCTGTCCGTGACGGCTCGCGATCTTGCCGTCATGGGCGCGACGCTCGCCGACGGCGGGGTGAACCCGGTCACCGGCGAGCGGGTCATGCCCGCAGAGTTGTGCCACCACGTCCTCGCCGTCATGGTCATCGCGGGGCTGTATGAGACCTCCGGCGACTGGCTCTACCGCGTGGGGCTGCCCGCCAAGAGCGGCATCGGCGGGGGCATCGTGACCGTCTCGCCCGGCAAGGGCGGGCTGGGCACGTACTCGCCGCCGCTGGACGCGGCGGGCAACAGCGTTCGCGGGCAGTTGGCGGCGCGCCACCTGTCGACGGGCCTGGGCCTCGACCTCCTGGCGTCCGCGCCGGCCACGTAGAACGGGAACGGGATGGCCGAGGCGTCCGCCGGCCTGACCGAGGCCGAGGCCCGCGTGCGGCTGGCGGCAGGTCAGGACAACACCACCAACGTGAAGCCGCGGCGCACCCTCCACCAGGCGCGCCGCGAGAGCGTCTTCACCGTGTTCAACCTGAACATGGTC
Above is a window of Propioniciclava coleopterorum DNA encoding:
- the glsA gene encoding glutaminase A, giving the protein MTSHGFVSTGSLPASADVAAAVQEVHARYRDTADGLPSAVYPALARANPNHYGVCLVDVYGRSHSAGDVDTPFTIMSVAKPFVFALACRAWGPDAVRDRIGVDATGLPFNSLTAVEASPDGRTNPMVNSGAIATTALVPGATAEERWEALRDGLSAFAGRPLALDAEVYASASATNDRNRSLAWLLNARGRIEGDPDVALDLYTRQSSLSVTARDLAVMGATLADGGVNPVTGERVMPAELCHHVLAVMVIAGLYETSGDWLYRVGLPAKSGIGGGIVTVSPGKGGLGTYSPPLDAAGNSVRGQLAARHLSTGLGLDLLASAPAT
- a CDS encoding DUF1269 domain-containing protein translates to MSELIIIGYDDHEVAAQAHDRVLKLQRDHIVNLAGLAVVRVDADGKQHVDTPAKSIVGASAASGALWGMIFGLLFLVPGVGLLVGGLWGALMGRLGKSGINASFRERVDGLLEPGKAAVVVLATKLTEDKFAAGMAEFGGTVLQTSLSDEDEKALAEELA
- a CDS encoding LapA family protein, which encodes MTEATGGSRWRELAKNPRAWLGVIIAALAIAFILQNRESAQVNLLVFQVASPLWITLTVVFVAGLAAGMLLRGRRS